A genome region from Methanobacterium sp. includes the following:
- a CDS encoding universal stress protein, whose product MYQKILLPTDGSKFAENAAQHAIWIASRSGAEIIVLNVIETSSLVGLPAEDLIVRIKEMLKEEGRRSLERISEMVTESEKESKIEDIKITLKTEEGSPADAILKTVEKEDVDLVVMGTSGKHGLDRFLLGSVTEKVVRSAKCPVLAVH is encoded by the coding sequence ATGTACCAGAAAATATTATTGCCTACTGATGGCTCAAAATTTGCTGAAAACGCAGCTCAGCACGCCATCTGGATAGCAAGCAGAAGCGGCGCTGAAATTATCGTTTTAAATGTGATTGAAACATCATCACTTGTGGGGCTCCCTGCAGAAGACCTCATAGTCAGAATTAAAGAGATGCTTAAAGAAGAGGGGCGAAGATCCCTGGAAAGAATTTCAGAAATGGTTACTGAGAGTGAAAAGGAATCCAAAATAGAAGATATCAAAATAACCCTTAAAACTGAGGAAGGATCCCCTGCTGATGCCATCTTAAAAACTGTGGAAAAGGAAGATGTGGATCTGGTAGTCATGGGAACATCTGGAAAACACGGTTTAGACCGATTTTTACTGGGCAGTGTAACTGAAAAAGTGGTTAGATCCGCAAAATGCCCTGTTTTAGCCGTTCACTAA
- a CDS encoding amidohydrolase family protein, with translation MNILFFSMLNIKNGLVLYGPQMEPTQANILIEDNLIVEVSPHASGGKEINAKGCIVSPSLINSHVHMGDSVVKDIGDGESIEKIVKPPHGLKHQLLARSKPQDIINSMRSSLQEMLDTGTTTIVDFREGGVNGISLLEKAGEDIPLRKVILGRHDSFFQQFPHPLSHDFDEIIKNTLEILDSADGVGLSGFGELNEDVAKVITQTCSSEGKLAAIHAAEYEEVQQNSLKTTGKTEVERALEAGFDILIHVTAPINLDLDLLKETDKSVVCCPRSNGALSVGIPPMKEMWDRGINLLLGTDNLMFNSPNMFREMEYALKVTRGYYREYFPPVEILKMATVNAGQALDLNLGCIEEGMLADIMVVEQLSYNPILSLINRTESKNIIGLVTDGNLVYLR, from the coding sequence ATGAACATACTTTTCTTTAGTATGCTTAACATCAAAAATGGCCTGGTACTTTACGGCCCCCAAATGGAGCCAACACAAGCGAATATCCTGATTGAAGATAATCTCATTGTGGAAGTTTCTCCCCATGCATCAGGAGGTAAGGAAATAAATGCCAAAGGTTGTATTGTTTCCCCATCATTAATAAACAGCCATGTGCACATGGGAGACTCTGTGGTCAAAGATATTGGTGACGGAGAGTCCATTGAAAAAATTGTCAAACCACCACACGGCCTGAAACACCAGTTACTTGCTAGATCAAAACCCCAGGATATCATCAACTCCATGAGAAGTTCCCTCCAGGAAATGCTGGACACTGGAACCACCACCATAGTTGATTTCAGGGAAGGAGGAGTTAATGGGATATCTCTGCTTGAAAAGGCAGGTGAAGATATTCCCCTGCGCAAGGTGATTCTGGGACGTCATGATTCATTTTTCCAACAATTCCCCCATCCTCTTAGTCATGATTTTGATGAAATAATAAAAAACACTCTTGAAATCCTCGATTCTGCAGATGGTGTTGGTTTAAGTGGTTTTGGCGAGCTCAATGAAGATGTGGCGAAAGTTATTACCCAAACATGTTCCAGTGAAGGTAAGCTGGCGGCGATTCATGCTGCAGAATATGAAGAAGTGCAACAGAACTCACTTAAGACCACCGGTAAAACTGAAGTCGAAAGGGCTCTGGAAGCTGGTTTTGATATTCTGATCCATGTTACAGCACCAATAAACTTGGATCTGGACCTTTTAAAAGAAACAGATAAATCTGTTGTCTGTTGTCCGCGTTCCAATGGTGCTCTTTCTGTTGGGATACCTCCCATGAAAGAGATGTGGGATAGGGGAATTAACCTTCTCCTGGGCACGGATAATCTGATGTTCAATTCACCCAATATGTTCAGGGAGATGGAATACGCTCTGAAAGTTACCCGTGGATATTACCGGGAATATTTTCCTCCAGTGGAGATCCTGAAGATGGCTACAGTTAATGCTGGTCAGGCTCTGGACCTTAACCTTGGATGTATTGAAGAGGGTATGTTGGCAGATATTATGGTAGTGGAACAGTTATCATATAATCCCATACTGTCCCTGATTAACCGCACTGAATCGAAAAACATAATAGGTCTGGTGACAGATGGTAACTTAGTATATCTTAGGTGA
- the carB gene encoding carbamoyl-phosphate synthase large subunit, whose amino-acid sequence MPRDKDINKVLIIGSGPIQIGQAAEFDYSGSQACKSLQEEGIETVLVNSNPATIQTDMDMADSVYVEPLTPEIVAKIIAKEKPDAVLPTMGGQTGLNVATGLEEIGALEGIKVIGSSVQTIKNVEDRDLFDHFMKKLNEPVPQAKAVSSLEEALAAVEEIGYPVIVRPAFTLGGTGGGVAHNQKELEEVATRGLDMSYINQVLIDQSVMGWKEFEYEVMRDKNDTCIIVCNMENLDPMGIHTGESIVVAPSQTLSDVDNQRLRNASIKIIRALEIQGGCNIQFAVHPITGEYKVIEVNPRVSRSSALASKATGYPIAKISSKIAVGMTLDEIQNDITKETPASFEPSLDYIITKIPRWPFDKFKGISREIGIQMKSTGEVMAIGRTLEESMHKAIRSLDIGSFGFDTVEFDEEKLRIATDERLFQVYSALKSGMTVEKILDITQIDPFFLHKILNIAEWEKYINSETILQPAVMRETKKMGFSDRKISQITGLDENIIRKAREKEGIIPSYKMVDTCAAEFEAKTPYYYGCYEEEDEVAVSNEKKVIIIGAGPIRIGQGIEFDYCCVHAAMALKDTGIETIIINNNPETVSTDYDISNKLYFEPLTLEDVLSIINKEKPYGVVVQFGGQTSINLAVPLAQEGVRILGTPHESIDRVEDRERFTEVLNKLDIPQADYGIAHSFEDARKVAERIGFPVLVRPSYVLGGRAMQIVYDDDELREYMKEAVRISPEHPILVDKFLEDAIEIDVDALSDGEEVFIGGIMEHIEEAGVHSGDSACVIPPQSIPKDVLKTIKDYTTKLALELDVVGLMNIQYAFKMDEDDPKVYILEANPRASRTVPFVSKAVGVPLAKIAAELMMGKKLKDFGLRDEVKIKHVAVKESIFPFIKLPEADSVLGPEMKSTGESMGIDENFGVSYYKAQLSAGMDLPQKGTIFISVRDADKDKIRDIVEKAEELGFNLIATRGTALAVQDLVKINIIRKVSQGSPNIRDAITTKEVAMIINTPSGKQSADDGYYIRRMAVELGIPYVTTLAGARAALNAIENVEKGKIGVKSLNEYHGTV is encoded by the coding sequence ATGCCGCGGGACAAAGACATTAACAAGGTACTAATCATCGGATCAGGCCCCATCCAAATTGGCCAGGCCGCTGAATTTGATTATTCGGGCTCTCAGGCCTGTAAATCCCTCCAGGAAGAGGGTATTGAAACTGTGCTCGTGAACAGCAACCCAGCCACCATCCAAACTGATATGGACATGGCTGATTCAGTTTACGTGGAACCACTGACTCCAGAAATTGTGGCCAAAATCATTGCCAAGGAAAAACCGGATGCTGTGCTTCCCACAATGGGAGGACAGACTGGTTTAAACGTTGCCACCGGACTGGAGGAAATAGGTGCCCTGGAAGGAATTAAAGTAATTGGATCATCAGTCCAGACCATTAAAAATGTAGAGGATCGGGATCTTTTTGACCACTTCATGAAAAAACTCAATGAACCAGTTCCCCAAGCCAAAGCAGTATCATCTTTAGAAGAAGCATTGGCAGCTGTTGAGGAAATAGGATACCCGGTTATTGTTAGACCTGCCTTCACCCTGGGTGGAACTGGAGGAGGAGTAGCCCACAACCAGAAAGAACTGGAAGAAGTAGCCACCAGAGGACTGGATATGAGCTACATAAATCAGGTGCTCATTGACCAGTCCGTGATGGGCTGGAAGGAATTTGAGTACGAAGTTATGCGGGACAAAAATGATACATGTATCATTGTCTGTAACATGGAGAACCTGGACCCCATGGGCATCCACACTGGAGAAAGTATTGTGGTGGCCCCCTCACAGACCCTATCTGATGTGGATAACCAGCGACTCAGGAATGCATCCATCAAAATCATACGTGCCCTGGAGATCCAGGGTGGTTGTAACATACAGTTTGCAGTGCACCCCATCACCGGAGAATACAAGGTCATTGAAGTCAATCCCCGGGTGAGCAGGAGTAGTGCCCTGGCTTCCAAGGCCACCGGATATCCAATTGCCAAGATCTCATCCAAGATCGCAGTGGGAATGACCCTGGATGAAATTCAGAATGACATCACCAAGGAAACACCAGCATCCTTCGAGCCCAGCCTGGATTATATCATTACTAAAATACCCCGCTGGCCATTTGATAAATTTAAGGGCATCAGCCGCGAGATAGGAATTCAAATGAAATCCACCGGTGAGGTTATGGCCATTGGCCGCACCTTAGAAGAGTCAATGCACAAAGCTATCCGCAGCCTGGATATAGGAAGCTTCGGGTTTGATACTGTAGAATTTGATGAAGAAAAACTTAGAATTGCCACTGATGAACGTTTATTCCAGGTTTACAGTGCATTAAAATCCGGGATGACCGTTGAGAAGATCCTGGACATAACCCAGATTGATCCCTTTTTCCTCCACAAAATACTAAACATAGCAGAGTGGGAAAAATATATAAACTCCGAAACAATTCTCCAACCAGCTGTAATGCGTGAAACCAAGAAAATGGGCTTTTCAGACCGTAAAATATCGCAGATCACCGGCCTGGATGAAAATATCATCAGAAAGGCCCGGGAAAAAGAAGGAATAATCCCTTCTTATAAAATGGTCGACACTTGTGCAGCAGAGTTTGAAGCCAAAACTCCCTATTATTATGGTTGTTATGAGGAAGAAGATGAGGTTGCTGTTTCTAATGAGAAGAAGGTTATAATAATTGGTGCAGGACCCATCAGGATCGGTCAGGGTATTGAATTTGATTATTGCTGTGTTCACGCCGCAATGGCCCTTAAAGATACTGGTATTGAAACTATTATCATTAACAATAACCCCGAAACTGTCAGTACTGATTATGATATCTCTAACAAACTCTACTTCGAACCACTCACCCTGGAAGATGTTTTAAGCATAATCAATAAAGAAAAACCCTACGGAGTGGTGGTGCAGTTCGGAGGCCAGACCTCCATTAACCTGGCAGTTCCCCTGGCTCAGGAAGGTGTGCGCATACTGGGAACACCACACGAAAGCATAGATCGAGTTGAAGACCGGGAAAGATTCACCGAAGTCTTGAATAAACTAGACATACCCCAGGCTGATTATGGTATTGCCCATTCCTTTGAAGATGCCCGTAAAGTGGCAGAACGAATTGGATTCCCTGTACTGGTGCGACCCTCCTATGTTCTGGGTGGTCGAGCCATGCAGATAGTCTACGATGATGATGAGCTCAGGGAGTATATGAAGGAAGCAGTGCGCATATCACCAGAACATCCTATACTGGTGGATAAATTCCTGGAAGATGCCATTGAAATTGATGTTGATGCCCTCTCAGATGGAGAAGAAGTTTTCATCGGAGGAATAATGGAACACATCGAAGAAGCCGGTGTGCATTCCGGAGACTCTGCCTGCGTTATACCCCCACAAAGCATTCCTAAAGATGTTCTAAAAACCATTAAGGACTATACCACCAAACTGGCACTTGAACTAGACGTGGTGGGACTCATGAACATCCAGTATGCATTTAAAATGGATGAAGATGATCCTAAAGTTTACATCTTAGAAGCCAACCCAAGGGCAAGCCGGACCGTTCCCTTCGTGAGTAAAGCAGTAGGTGTGCCCCTGGCAAAAATCGCAGCCGAACTAATGATGGGTAAAAAACTCAAAGACTTTGGACTGCGTGATGAAGTGAAAATAAAGCATGTGGCTGTTAAAGAATCTATTTTCCCATTCATAAAACTTCCTGAAGCAGATTCTGTCCTGGGACCTGAAATGAAATCAACCGGAGAAAGTATGGGGATTGATGAAAACTTCGGAGTGTCCTACTATAAGGCACAGCTTTCAGCGGGCATGGATCTTCCCCAAAAAGGCACCATCTTCATAAGTGTGCGTGATGCAGATAAGGATAAAATCAGGGATATTGTAGAAAAGGCAGAGGAACTTGGTTTCAATCTTATTGCAACCAGGGGAACTGCTCTGGCAGTTCAGGATCTGGTGAAGATTAATATTATACGTAAGGTCAGTCAGGGCTCACCTAATATCCGTGATGCCATCACCACCAAGGAAGTGGCCATGATCATTAACACGCCCTCGGGTAAACAATCTGCAGATGATGGTTACTACATTCGAAGAATGGCTGTTGAACTAGGAATACCCTACGTTACCACACTTGCAGGGGCAAGAGCAGCTTTAAACGCCATTGAAAATGTTGAAAAAGGGAAAATTGGAGTTAAATCCCTTAATGAATACCATGGAACTGTTTAA
- the carA gene encoding glutamine-hydrolyzing carbamoyl-phosphate synthase small subunit: MREEAKLALEDGTIIKGEGFGYQTIKTGEVVFATGMTGYVESLTDPSYKGQILMSTYPLQGNYGISKEWFQSNGIKAEGYVVREENPYPSHSHSENSLSGFLEEYKIPGISKIDTRSLTLKIRKYGALNGALATEEIEDEELLAMAQNQPGIEYIDLVDKVSVTQPKILGEEYKDRAVVLDCGIKNNSINALLKREIGVVLLPYNTSPQEIMDYEPGALLVSSGPGDPSRVNETIQTVQKLSERLPIFGICLGQQIIAMAFGAKIYKMKFGHRGINQPVKDLKSGKVSITSQNHGFTIDHKACADLPINVTQINLNDGTVEGIEHQELPISSVQYHPEAGPGPNDTDYYFDNFVENLKNY; the protein is encoded by the coding sequence ATGCGAGAAGAGGCCAAATTAGCTTTAGAGGACGGTACAATAATTAAAGGAGAAGGATTCGGTTACCAGACAATCAAAACAGGAGAAGTAGTTTTTGCCACTGGAATGACTGGTTACGTGGAGTCCCTTACTGATCCATCCTATAAGGGCCAGATCCTGATGTCCACATATCCTTTACAGGGTAATTATGGCATATCCAAAGAGTGGTTCCAATCCAATGGAATAAAAGCTGAGGGATATGTAGTAAGAGAAGAAAATCCATATCCATCACACAGCCATTCTGAAAATAGCCTATCCGGATTTTTAGAAGAGTATAAAATCCCTGGAATCAGTAAAATCGACACCCGCTCACTTACCCTGAAGATCAGGAAATATGGGGCCCTTAATGGTGCTCTGGCCACAGAAGAGATTGAAGATGAGGAACTTCTGGCCATGGCCCAAAATCAGCCCGGAATCGAATACATTGACCTGGTAGACAAAGTTTCAGTGACCCAACCCAAAATATTGGGGGAAGAATATAAAGACCGGGCAGTGGTCTTAGACTGTGGGATAAAGAATAACAGTATCAACGCCCTCCTCAAAAGGGAGATTGGTGTTGTTCTTCTTCCCTACAATACTTCACCCCAGGAAATTATGGATTATGAACCAGGGGCTCTCCTGGTTTCAAGCGGACCAGGGGATCCCAGTAGGGTGAATGAAACCATCCAGACCGTGCAAAAACTTTCAGAGAGGCTACCCATTTTTGGTATTTGTCTGGGTCAGCAGATAATTGCCATGGCCTTTGGTGCCAAGATCTACAAAATGAAATTCGGGCACCGAGGAATAAATCAGCCAGTTAAGGATCTTAAATCGGGTAAAGTTTCCATAACATCCCAGAATCATGGTTTCACCATTGATCATAAAGCCTGTGCTGATCTACCCATAAATGTCACCCAGATAAACCTTAACGATGGTACTGTGGAGGGTATTGAACACCAGGAACTCCCAATATCCAGTGTACAGTACCATCCAGAAGCAGGACCCGGACCAAACGACACTGATTACTACTTCGACAACTTCGTAGAAAACCTTAAAAATTATTGA
- the rimI gene encoding ribosomal protein S18-alanine N-acetyltransferase, whose translation MIIREFKRQDLKRVLEIELASFDDPYPANVLVDIYNLGAGFLVAQEDNIVVGYIIFWIRFEDEGHIISLAVDRKFYRKKIGSQLVETALEIFKKYNVKNIHLEVRKGNHKARKFYQKLGFVEKTHLFEYYEDGEDAVVMERLLEDLEYSSVIKKSSQPHYKD comes from the coding sequence ATGATAATAAGAGAATTCAAACGTCAGGACCTTAAAAGAGTCCTGGAAATTGAATTAGCATCCTTTGATGACCCCTATCCTGCCAATGTTTTGGTGGATATTTATAATTTGGGGGCTGGTTTTCTGGTGGCCCAGGAAGATAATATTGTGGTGGGGTATATTATATTTTGGATCAGATTTGAGGATGAGGGTCATATCATTTCCCTGGCAGTGGATCGAAAATTTTATAGAAAGAAGATTGGATCACAGCTGGTGGAAACAGCACTGGAAATCTTCAAAAAATATAATGTGAAAAATATACACCTAGAAGTACGGAAAGGAAATCATAAAGCCCGTAAATTCTATCAGAAGTTAGGCTTTGTTGAAAAAACCCATTTATTTGAGTACTATGAAGATGGAGAAGATGCCGTGGTCATGGAAAGATTACTGGAAGATTTGGAATACTCATCAGTAATTAAAAAAAGTTCCCAACCACATTACAAGGACTAA
- a CDS encoding UPF0146 family protein translates to MAVGHFLQVGCNLKDHLKVDIIMTDIKPYHDWIILDDIRQPDLKIYKDAGLIYSIRPPEELHPYLEKISKKTGADLIIKPLSTDSIQTGGKMDLVNYKKAVFYKKSFK, encoded by the coding sequence GTGGCAGTGGGACACTTTCTGCAGGTTGGATGCAACTTGAAGGATCATCTTAAGGTGGATATCATCATGACTGATATTAAACCTTACCATGATTGGATCATCCTAGATGATATTAGACAACCTGACTTAAAAATATATAAGGATGCGGGACTTATTTATTCCATAAGACCCCCAGAAGAATTACACCCCTACCTGGAGAAAATTTCCAAAAAAACAGGGGCTGATTTAATAATAAAGCCCCTTTCAACGGATTCTATCCAAACTGGGGGAAAAATGGATTTAGTTAATTATAAAAAAGCAGTTTTCTATAAAAAATCTTTTAAATAG
- a CDS encoding calcium-translocating P-type ATPase, PMCA-type produces the protein MKWKKLSVDETLKTLNSSINGLSSSEAQKRLLEHGKNELIEEKKAGPIQIFFGQFKDILILILLIAAVAAYFVGDSLDAIVILIVVIINAVVGFIQEYRAEKAMEKLKGLISTEAVVLRDGQEQKVPAGELTLGDIVLLEEGDNVPADLRIIESYDLLVDESAMTGESLSVEKHPNTLSVDEHGTENMAFMETDVASGRGRGVVVEIGMDTEIGKIAEMIQGEEEQTPLQQKIAGLGKTLGLLAVLVCSVVFVLEYFQGTPLVETFMTAVSLAVAAVPEGLPAILTLTLALGMQRMAKSNAIVRKLLAVETLGSCNVICTDKTGTLTLNQMTVRDARVSDSEMVYTISALCNNATQSEGKLLGDPTDASLLLYADENGYNRKELEEKYPRLLEIPLDSTRKRMTTVNQIGEDRYILIKGAPEVLLQKCSQIDGEDGVCSIKPEDTENAMKDLQMMTGNALRVLGFAYRKLGPEEDLDDKEALEKDLIFVGLVGMMDPPREEAKLAIAQAKKAGIKVVMITGDHKDTAVAIAREIGIAEGEKIIALTGTDLDQLSDHEFENMVDEVSVYARVFPEQKVRIVETLKKKGNVASMTGDGVNDAPALKKAAIGVAMGSGTDVAKESADMLLQDDNFATIVKAVGEGRTIFDNIRRFVRFQLSTNIGAILTITSASVMGLPIPFNPIQVLWINIIMDGPPAQSLGVEPPEKGVMERPPLKEEIIPRKNLIRIVVAGVVMTVGTLALYYYLLSGGVDLTKAMTMAFTVFVMYQIFNVFNCRSDGGFSNKFLFIAVGASFLLQLGVIYLPFLQGVFRTTSLGAFDWVLVLLIACTIFISDWLVGRFLK, from the coding sequence ATGAAATGGAAAAAATTAAGTGTAGATGAAACTTTAAAAACCCTTAATTCAAGTATTAATGGTTTAAGCAGTTCTGAGGCCCAAAAACGGTTATTAGAACATGGTAAAAACGAACTGATTGAGGAAAAGAAGGCAGGACCAATCCAAATCTTCTTTGGACAGTTCAAGGACATACTTATATTAATCCTGCTTATCGCTGCTGTTGCAGCATATTTCGTTGGAGACAGCCTTGATGCAATTGTAATATTGATAGTGGTTATCATAAATGCAGTGGTTGGATTCATCCAGGAATATCGTGCTGAAAAGGCAATGGAAAAGCTTAAGGGCCTTATTTCTACTGAAGCGGTGGTTTTAAGGGATGGTCAGGAGCAGAAAGTACCTGCAGGAGAACTCACCCTGGGTGATATTGTCCTTTTAGAGGAAGGAGATAATGTACCGGCTGATCTTAGGATAATCGAAAGCTACGACTTACTGGTGGATGAGTCAGCCATGACTGGGGAATCTCTATCAGTTGAAAAACATCCCAATACTCTGTCTGTTGATGAACACGGCACAGAAAACATGGCCTTCATGGAAACTGATGTTGCATCTGGCCGTGGGAGGGGTGTAGTGGTAGAGATTGGTATGGATACCGAGATTGGTAAAATCGCGGAGATGATCCAGGGAGAAGAAGAACAAACTCCCCTGCAACAAAAAATAGCTGGTCTCGGCAAGACTCTGGGGTTACTGGCGGTTTTAGTCTGTTCAGTTGTTTTCGTACTTGAGTATTTCCAGGGAACACCCCTGGTAGAAACATTCATGACTGCGGTTTCCCTGGCAGTGGCTGCTGTTCCAGAGGGACTTCCTGCAATTTTAACCCTTACACTAGCACTGGGAATGCAGAGAATGGCTAAGAGCAATGCAATTGTCCGCAAACTCCTGGCGGTGGAAACATTGGGGTCATGTAACGTGATCTGTACTGATAAAACAGGAACACTAACCCTTAACCAGATGACAGTCAGGGATGCTCGGGTAAGTGATTCAGAAATGGTTTACACCATATCCGCCCTCTGTAACAATGCCACTCAATCTGAAGGTAAACTATTAGGGGATCCCACTGATGCATCACTTTTACTCTACGCTGATGAAAATGGTTACAATCGGAAGGAACTGGAGGAAAAATATCCTCGGTTACTGGAAATACCATTAGACAGCACACGTAAAAGGATGACCACTGTTAACCAGATTGGAGAAGACAGATACATCCTGATAAAAGGAGCACCTGAGGTTCTTCTGCAAAAATGTTCCCAGATAGATGGTGAAGATGGTGTTTGCTCCATCAAACCAGAAGACACGGAAAATGCAATGAAAGACCTCCAGATGATGACTGGAAATGCACTCCGTGTTCTTGGATTTGCCTACCGTAAACTGGGCCCTGAAGAAGATTTGGATGATAAGGAAGCACTGGAAAAAGACCTTATATTCGTGGGATTAGTGGGTATGATGGACCCACCACGGGAAGAAGCTAAACTGGCCATTGCCCAGGCAAAAAAGGCAGGTATAAAAGTGGTGATGATCACCGGAGACCACAAGGATACTGCGGTGGCCATAGCCCGGGAGATAGGTATTGCTGAAGGAGAAAAGATCATAGCACTCACCGGCACTGATCTGGACCAGCTTAGTGACCATGAATTTGAAAACATGGTGGATGAGGTCAGTGTGTACGCCCGTGTGTTCCCGGAACAGAAGGTTCGAATTGTTGAAACTTTAAAGAAGAAGGGTAATGTTGCTTCCATGACTGGGGATGGAGTAAACGATGCCCCCGCCCTTAAAAAGGCAGCTATTGGTGTGGCTATGGGAAGTGGTACTGATGTTGCCAAGGAATCTGCAGACATGCTCCTTCAGGATGATAACTTCGCCACCATAGTCAAAGCAGTGGGTGAAGGACGTACCATATTTGATAACATCCGCCGGTTTGTTCGGTTCCAGCTTTCCACCAACATTGGAGCTATACTCACCATAACCTCAGCCTCTGTAATGGGTTTGCCAATTCCTTTTAACCCCATTCAGGTTTTATGGATAAATATCATTATGGATGGACCTCCTGCTCAGTCTCTGGGTGTGGAACCTCCTGAAAAGGGTGTTATGGAACGCCCACCCCTCAAGGAGGAGATCATTCCCCGAAAAAACCTCATTAGAATTGTAGTGGCCGGGGTGGTTATGACTGTGGGAACACTGGCCCTGTATTATTATCTGTTATCTGGTGGTGTAGACTTAACCAAGGCTATGACCATGGCTTTCACAGTCTTTGTAATGTACCAGATATTCAATGTGTTCAACTGCCGTTCTGATGGGGGATTTTCCAATAAATTTCTCTTTATAGCAGTGGGAGCTTCATTCCTCCTCCAGTTAGGGGTAATATATCTCCCATTCCTCCAGGGAGTCTTCCGCACTACTTCACTCGGTGCATTTGATTGGGTTTTAGTCCTGCTGATTGCCTGTACCATATTCATCAGTGACTGGCTGGTTGGAAGGTTCCTTAAATGA
- the cobK gene encoding precorrin-6A reductase, with protein sequence MNVLVMAGTSDAGKIISDLSMAGGVNVLATATTPHGAGLAKTSGASKVLEGFFDSEKLANIIQENDIELLIDATHPFASNATQNAIKASDSADVDYIRFERPATIIPDSQLVHQVNSFEDAAVVIREILNQNSFLKEENPSKDKVPSKGKVLHLAGVNTLHHLTEVISPDLIVVRVLPTVYSVKKSLELGIPHNNIVAMEGTFSPRFNGILMEEFQIKVVLTKESGESGGTMSKIQAALVEEVQVVIVMRPEIDELEGKVVFNEVQLLVNDVLSRCK encoded by the coding sequence ATGAATGTGTTGGTAATGGCAGGAACCAGTGATGCTGGGAAGATCATCTCTGATCTTTCAATGGCAGGAGGGGTCAATGTTCTGGCCACTGCTACCACACCTCATGGGGCGGGGCTGGCAAAAACTTCCGGGGCGAGTAAAGTTCTGGAAGGATTTTTTGATTCTGAAAAATTGGCAAATATCATACAGGAAAATGATATTGAACTTTTAATTGACGCCACCCACCCCTTTGCATCAAACGCCACTCAAAACGCCATAAAAGCCTCAGATAGTGCTGATGTTGATTATATTCGTTTTGAAAGACCGGCCACTATAATTCCAGATAGCCAACTCGTACATCAGGTTAATTCTTTTGAAGATGCTGCAGTTGTTATCAGGGAGATACTTAATCAAAATAGTTTTTTAAAGGAGGAAAATCCTTCAAAGGATAAAGTTCCTTCAAAAGGTAAAGTTTTACACTTGGCAGGGGTTAACACCCTCCATCATCTTACGGAGGTGATTTCCCCTGATTTGATTGTGGTCAGGGTTCTTCCCACTGTTTATTCTGTAAAAAAGTCTCTAGAACTGGGCATTCCCCATAATAACATTGTGGCCATGGAGGGAACCTTCTCCCCCAGGTTCAATGGTATTCTCATGGAAGAATTCCAGATAAAAGTGGTTTTGACCAAGGAAAGTGGTGAGAGCGGGGGGACCATGTCCAAGATCCAGGCTGCGCTTGTTGAGGAGGTGCAAGTAGTTATTGTGATGCGTCCAGAAATCGATGAGTTGGAAGGTAAGGTAGTGTTTAATGAAGTTCAACTTCTGGTTAATGATGTCCTTTCCAGATGCAAATAG